AGTATTTAACTTTAACAAAAAAGATTATGAAAGCCATTGGATTTAAAACCTCATTACCTATTACCGAAGCAGATAGTTTTATTGCTTTTGAAACAGAAACACCTAAACCTACAGGAAAAAACTTATTAGTTAAAATAGATGCAATTTCTGTAAACCCTGTCGACTTTAAAATTAGACAAAATAGCGCTAAAGACACTGTGCTTGATACTCCTAAAATAATTGGTTGGGATGCAATTGGAACTGTAGAAGCTGTTGGAGAAAACAGTACTTTATTTAAACCGGGAGATCAAGTTTTTTATGCTGGAGATATTACCAAACCTGGTTCTAATGCAACACATCAAATGATAGATGAACGTATTGTGGGGAAAGCTCCTAAAAAAGTTTCAGCAATACAAGCAGCAGCGATGCCATTAACCGCATTAACAGCTTGGGAAATATTATTTGATAGAATTAGAATTTCTGCAACAAAAGACAAAAACAAAAGCATACTTATTATTGGTGGTGCTGGTGGTGTTGGTTCTATTGCTATTCAATTAGCAAAAAAAGTGGCTGGATTGACTGTTTTAGCAACAGCCTCTAGAGAGGAATCAGCTAACTGGTGTAAACAAATGGGAGCTGATCATATAGTGAATCACAAAGATTTAATTAACGAAATACACAATGCTGGATTTAAACATGTTGATTATATTTTAGACTTTGTAGACACCAATAGTTATTGGGACATAATGGTTGAGTTGATTAAACCTCAAGGACATATTGCTTCTATTACAGGATCTTCTAACCCAATTGCTCTAAACAAACTAAAAAC
Above is a genomic segment from Wenyingzhuangia fucanilytica containing:
- a CDS encoding zinc-binding alcohol dehydrogenase family protein, whose protein sequence is MKAIGFKTSLPITEADSFIAFETETPKPTGKNLLVKIDAISVNPVDFKIRQNSAKDTVLDTPKIIGWDAIGTVEAVGENSTLFKPGDQVFYAGDITKPGSNATHQMIDERIVGKAPKKVSAIQAAAMPLTALTAWEILFDRIRISATKDKNKSILIIGGAGGVGSIAIQLAKKVAGLTVLATASREESANWCKQMGADHIVNHKDLINEIHNAGFKHVDYILDFVDTNSYWDIMVELIKPQGHIASITGSSNPIALNKLKTKSVSFSWELMYTRSMFETEDMIEQHHILNKIADLLDNKTITSTLNHTLQGFTVDNLKQAHQMLESGKTIGKIVIEY